The proteins below come from a single Chryseobacterium sp. MA9 genomic window:
- a CDS encoding UDP-glucose--hexose-1-phosphate uridylyltransferase: MNTSFDRNKHPHRRYNPLLDEWILVSPQRANRPWQGQKEDITEENRPVYDPDCYLCSGNIRANGARNPEYKGTYVFNNDFGALLNEEIDFSEEHSGFFTLLPERGINRVVCFSENHSLTLPEMSVEQIKNVVDIWQEQFNELAALDHINYIQIFENKGSVMGCSNPHPHGQIWAQSSIPAMVQKTQDQLKFYFEKNSRTLLEDYLQQEITAGERIVTENEHFTALVPFWASWPYETMIISKQKRENIAAFSEEEKESFALIIKNMTTIYDNLFETSFPYSAGIHQSPTDGKPHPEWHFHMHFYPPLLRSAEIKKFMVGYEMLAEPQRDITPEQSAAILRNLPTIHYKKK, from the coding sequence ATGAATACATCATTTGACCGTAATAAGCATCCCCACAGAAGATACAATCCTCTATTGGATGAATGGATACTGGTTTCTCCACAACGGGCAAACAGACCATGGCAGGGACAGAAAGAAGATATTACAGAAGAAAATCGACCTGTATACGATCCGGATTGCTATCTGTGTTCCGGGAATATCCGTGCTAATGGAGCCCGAAATCCTGAGTATAAAGGGACTTATGTTTTTAATAATGATTTCGGGGCATTGCTTAATGAAGAAATTGATTTTTCTGAAGAACATTCCGGTTTTTTTACCCTTCTTCCGGAACGCGGAATCAACAGGGTGGTTTGTTTTTCTGAGAATCACAGTCTTACTTTACCGGAAATGTCTGTGGAACAGATAAAAAATGTTGTGGATATATGGCAGGAGCAGTTTAATGAACTGGCTGCTTTGGACCATATCAATTACATTCAGATTTTTGAAAACAAAGGAAGTGTTATGGGCTGCAGTAACCCTCATCCGCATGGTCAGATATGGGCACAGTCGTCAATTCCGGCTATGGTTCAGAAAACCCAGGATCAATTGAAATTCTATTTTGAAAAAAATAGCAGAACATTACTGGAAGATTATCTTCAGCAGGAAATAACGGCTGGAGAACGCATCGTCACAGAAAATGAACATTTTACAGCATTGGTTCCGTTTTGGGCATCATGGCCATATGAAACGATGATTATCAGTAAACAGAAAAGAGAAAATATTGCGGCATTTTCTGAAGAAGAAAAAGAATCTTTTGCTTTGATTATCAAGAACATGACCACAATTTATGACAATCTTTTTGAAACGTCATTTCCTTATTCTGCGGGAATCCACCAGTCACCTACAGATGGAAAACCACATCCGGAATGGCATTTTCATATGCATTTTTATCCCCCGCTGCTCAGAAGTGCAGAAATAAAGAAATTTATGGTAGGCTATGAAATGCTGGCAGAGCCTCAACGGGACATTACTCCGGAACAAAGCGCAGCCATATTAAGAAACCTTCCTACCATTCACTACAAGAAAAAATAA
- a CDS encoding MFS transporter, which produces MDNQPQKISVVEKVGYSLGDLAANLVFQTLVTYLTYFYTDIYGLKPEDASVITLTVGLIAGFGFNPLIGALADRTSSRWGKFRPWILFTAVPLGIAALLAFSTPHFSYQGKMIYAAVTYSLLLLLYASNNLPYAALSGVITGDMSERNSISSYRFVAVMFAQFFVQVFMLPIILYVGHGDKAQGIETVMTWLAVIGSVMLLITFFTTRERIIPKPEQKSSLKEDLKDLFQNRPWIIMLTVTAFIFITLAMKGGSYVYYFNNYVDENALKSFISPITAFFNSAGMNFFGEDPKSAGFGLFNAGGIVMMIVGITFSKKLADRFGKRDTFIASLFISTLFILFFIFYPPKAVGIMFLSQILHGFFYGISTPLLWAMIADVADYSEWKNNRRATAIIFSAMMVGLKVGLSIGSSLVALIIGKYGYISVHGNEQVIQPETVAAGAKMLVSIFPSIPFFIACGLLLLYKINKKMEVQIEKDLAERRK; this is translated from the coding sequence ATGGATAATCAGCCACAAAAAATATCGGTAGTAGAAAAAGTAGGGTATAGCCTGGGAGATCTGGCGGCCAACCTTGTTTTTCAAACCTTAGTTACCTACCTGACCTATTTTTATACAGATATTTACGGACTAAAACCAGAGGATGCCTCTGTCATCACCCTTACCGTAGGTTTAATTGCCGGATTTGGCTTTAACCCGCTTATCGGAGCCCTGGCAGACCGTACAAGCTCGCGATGGGGGAAATTCCGCCCATGGATTTTATTTACCGCTGTGCCGCTTGGTATTGCTGCACTGTTAGCCTTCAGTACCCCTCATTTTTCTTATCAGGGCAAAATGATCTATGCTGCGGTCACCTATTCATTATTATTGTTGTTATATGCTTCCAATAACTTACCCTATGCAGCTTTGAGCGGGGTTATTACGGGAGATATGAGTGAACGTAACAGTATTTCTTCGTATCGTTTTGTAGCTGTGATGTTTGCACAGTTCTTTGTACAGGTTTTTATGCTGCCTATTATTTTATATGTAGGCCATGGAGACAAAGCACAGGGAATTGAAACCGTGATGACATGGCTGGCTGTAATCGGATCTGTAATGCTGTTGATCACCTTTTTTACGACCAGAGAAAGAATCATTCCTAAGCCGGAGCAGAAATCAAGCTTGAAAGAAGATCTAAAAGATTTATTCCAAAACAGGCCATGGATTATTATGCTTACCGTGACAGCATTTATATTTATCACCCTGGCAATGAAGGGAGGATCTTATGTATATTATTTTAATAATTATGTGGATGAAAATGCTCTGAAGAGTTTTATTTCACCCATTACAGCATTTTTTAATTCTGCAGGGATGAATTTCTTCGGAGAAGATCCAAAGTCTGCAGGATTCGGATTGTTTAATGCAGGAGGAATTGTGATGATGATTGTAGGCATTACCTTCTCTAAAAAACTTGCAGACAGATTTGGAAAACGTGATACTTTTATTGCCTCATTATTCATCTCTACACTTTTTATTCTGTTTTTTATCTTCTATCCTCCGAAAGCAGTGGGAATTATGTTCTTGTCACAGATTTTACACGGATTCTTTTACGGAATCAGTACTCCGCTTTTGTGGGCTATGATTGCCGATGTCGCCGACTATTCGGAATGGAAGAATAACCGCAGGGCAACAGCTATTATTTTCTCGGCTATGATGGTAGGACTTAAGGTGGGTCTCAGCATCGGAAGCTCTCTGGTAGCTTTGATCATTGGAAAATATGGATACATTTCAGTACATGGAAATGAGCAGGTTATTCAGCCTGAAACAGTGGCAGCAGGAGCGAAGATGCTCGTGAGCATATTTCCGTCCATTCCGTTTTTCATTGCCTGCGGACTGCTTTTATTGTATAAAATCAACAAAAAAATGGAAGTTCAGATTGAAAAAGATCTGGCTGAAAGAAGAAAATAA
- a CDS encoding endo-1,4-beta-xylanase yields the protein MKRILIGLAAITASGLSAQKSDGTLKKAFQDKFYIGTAMSLPQIDGTDQKAVAIIRKQFSSIVAENCMKSMFLQPQEGKFFFDDADKFVDFGMKNNMFIIGHTLIWHSQLPKWFFTDSNGKDVSPEVLKQRMKNHITTVVSRYKGKVKGWDVVNEAILEDGTYRKSKFYEILGENFIPLAFQYAQEADPNAELYYNDYNEWYPEKVKTVIAMVEKLKSRGIRIDGVGMQAHVGMDTPSMDEYEKAILAYSNAGVKVNITELEISALPSPWGSSANVSDTVAYQKEMNPYTKGLPNDVEMKWEKRYLDFFGLFLKHKDKIRRVTLWGVTDKQSWKNDFPVKGRTDYPLLFDRKDKEKPVVEKIIKLAEKN from the coding sequence ATGAAACGTATTTTAATTGGTTTGGCAGCAATTACCGCTTCAGGTCTGTCGGCACAGAAATCTGACGGTACTTTAAAAAAAGCATTTCAGGATAAATTCTACATTGGAACTGCGATGAGTCTTCCTCAGATTGACGGTACAGATCAGAAAGCAGTAGCCATCATCAGAAAACAGTTTAGCTCTATTGTTGCCGAAAATTGCATGAAATCTATGTTCTTGCAGCCTCAGGAAGGAAAGTTCTTCTTTGATGATGCCGATAAATTTGTTGATTTCGGGATGAAAAATAATATGTTCATCATCGGACATACGTTAATCTGGCATTCCCAGCTTCCAAAATGGTTTTTTACAGACAGCAACGGAAAGGATGTTTCTCCGGAAGTATTGAAACAACGAATGAAAAATCATATTACAACAGTAGTTTCCCGTTACAAAGGAAAAGTAAAAGGATGGGATGTGGTCAATGAAGCGATTCTTGAAGACGGAACCTATAGAAAAAGTAAATTTTACGAAATTCTGGGTGAAAATTTTATTCCTTTGGCATTTCAGTATGCACAGGAGGCCGATCCCAATGCAGAATTATATTACAACGATTATAATGAATGGTATCCTGAAAAGGTAAAAACAGTCATTGCAATGGTTGAAAAACTTAAATCAAGAGGAATCCGTATTGATGGAGTAGGAATGCAGGCTCATGTCGGCATGGATACACCTTCCATGGATGAATATGAAAAAGCAATCTTGGCTTATTCCAATGCAGGAGTTAAGGTCAATATTACAGAACTGGAAATTAGTGCGCTGCCTTCTCCTTGGGGAAGTTCTGCCAATGTTTCAGATACTGTTGCCTATCAGAAAGAAATGAACCCTTACACAAAAGGTCTTCCCAATGATGTAGAAATGAAATGGGAAAAACGTTACCTTGACTTCTTTGGTCTGTTCTTGAAACACAAAGATAAAATAAGAAGAGTAACCTTATGGGGAGTTACCGACAAGCAGTCCTGGAAAAATGATTTTCCTGTGAAAGGCAGGACAGATTATCCGTTACTTTTTGACAGAAAAGACAAGGAAAAACCTGTGGTAGAAAAAATAATAAAACTTGCAGAGAAAAATTAA
- the galK gene encoding galactokinase, producing MDEQLINATIKKFKAEFKSVPEHIFLSPGRINIIGEHVDYSDGFVLPAAIDKYICFAVCKTPQTNLCTIVAKDLGEKYTFDVTMEVKPVQQMWMNYILGVFSQLQKPENQFCGMEIVFSSTIPMGAGLSSSAALECGFAYILNELFDLQISKKDIAVIGQKSEHSFAGVQCGIMDQFASVFGKENKVIMLDCNSLEHQYFDADLKGYSLLLFDSCVKHSHLTSGYNERRKDVENGKKVLWKNFPETKKFRDFTLAMLDMVKEEMGSISYKRCLYLLKEIYRVEMAAKAISEGDIEYLGTLLTETHAGLSTEFEVSCNELDFLVENTLQQKGVLGARIMGGGFGGCSINLIQENKAEEVIRIISEKYLENFNIQMKVYHVKISDGIKEYTNEYII from the coding sequence ATGGATGAACAGTTAATTAATGCAACTATAAAAAAGTTTAAAGCTGAGTTCAAATCAGTACCCGAACATATATTCCTTTCTCCCGGAAGAATTAATATTATCGGTGAGCATGTAGATTACAGCGATGGTTTTGTATTGCCTGCTGCCATAGATAAATACATCTGTTTTGCTGTCTGTAAGACTCCTCAGACTAATCTGTGTACAATTGTTGCCAAAGACCTTGGAGAAAAATATACATTTGATGTCACGATGGAGGTAAAACCGGTACAGCAGATGTGGATGAATTATATTTTGGGAGTTTTCAGTCAGTTGCAAAAGCCGGAAAACCAATTTTGTGGGATGGAAATTGTCTTCAGCAGTACCATTCCGATGGGAGCAGGGCTTTCTTCATCAGCAGCCCTTGAATGTGGATTTGCTTATATCCTCAACGAACTTTTTGATCTTCAGATTTCAAAAAAAGATATTGCTGTAATCGGGCAGAAGTCGGAACATTCTTTTGCAGGAGTTCAGTGCGGGATTATGGATCAGTTTGCCTCCGTTTTTGGAAAAGAGAACAAAGTGATTATGCTCGATTGTAATTCACTGGAGCATCAATATTTCGATGCTGACCTTAAAGGATACAGCCTGCTGCTTTTTGACAGCTGTGTAAAGCATAGCCATCTGACATCCGGCTATAATGAAAGACGTAAAGATGTTGAAAACGGGAAGAAAGTTTTATGGAAAAACTTTCCGGAAACCAAAAAATTCAGAGATTTTACGCTGGCAATGCTTGATATGGTAAAAGAAGAAATGGGAAGTATTTCATATAAAAGATGTCTCTATCTTCTTAAAGAAATCTACAGAGTGGAAATGGCTGCAAAAGCTATTTCAGAAGGAGATATTGAATATCTGGGAACACTTCTCACAGAAACCCATGCCGGGCTTTCAACAGAATTTGAAGTCAGCTGTAATGAACTTGATTTTTTAGTGGAAAATACATTACAGCAGAAAGGAGTGCTGGGAGCGAGAATCATGGGAGGTGGCTTCGGAGGCTGCAGCATCAACCTGATTCAGGAAAATAAAGCTGAAGAAGTGATCCGGATCATCAGTGAAAAATATCTTGAAAATTTCAATATTCAGATGAAAGTTTATCATGTTAAAATTTCCGATGGGATAAAAGAATACACCAATGAATACATCATTTGA
- a CDS encoding alpha-glucuronidase produces MQYLRLYILFFLMIPLLIFAEDGSQLWLRFPAKHGISADKIISKGSSPTLNIARKELSSHWQGQTVELRTENKDKNLKDGYRIVSMPEKIVISAGKEIGLLYGVYHILRLQQTKADLSHVNSIEKPSYDVRILDHWDNLDGSIERGYAGRSLWKWEDLPGKISPRYEEYARANASVGINSVVLNNVNASPNMLREDYLKKVRVLADIFRPYGIKVYLSVNFSSPKVLGGLQNSDPLNKDVQKWWKDKAAEIYRLIPDFGGFLVKANSEGQPGPQDYGRTHADGANMMADALKPYNGIVMWRAFVYSPSKDDRAKQAYLEFVPLDGKFRDNVIIQIKNGPVDFQPREAFNPLFGALKKTSEMVEFQITQEYLGFSNHLVYLAPLFKETLESDTYSDGQGSTIAKITDGTLRPAKITAISAVANIGEDTNWTGHHFAQANWYAFGRLAWNHQLSSEQIADEWIKMTFTDDENFLNPVKEIMLSSRETAVDYMMPLGLHHIFAGGHHYGPEPWGDYKGGRPDWSPVYYHQADALGLGFNRTKTGSNAVSQYFPPLNERYGNISTCPENLILWFHHVPWDYKMKDGKTLWDELCYTYDSGVKKVRDYQKIWDRMEPYIDEQRFADVQSKLRIQSRDAVWWKDACLLYFQTFSKKPIPYDIERPVHELEDLKKIKLDMAHHN; encoded by the coding sequence ATGCAATATCTGAGACTCTATATCCTTTTTTTTCTGATGATTCCGCTACTGATTTTCGCAGAGGACGGAAGTCAGCTATGGCTTAGGTTTCCTGCAAAACATGGAATATCAGCAGATAAGATCATTTCCAAAGGCAGCAGCCCTACGCTCAACATTGCCAGAAAAGAGCTGAGCAGCCACTGGCAGGGACAAACGGTGGAACTTCGTACGGAAAATAAAGATAAAAATCTGAAAGACGGTTACAGAATTGTTTCCATGCCTGAAAAAATCGTTATTTCTGCAGGCAAAGAAATAGGACTGTTATATGGTGTCTATCATATTTTACGCTTGCAGCAGACAAAAGCTGATCTGTCTCATGTAAACAGTATTGAAAAACCTTCATACGATGTAAGAATTCTGGATCATTGGGATAATCTCGATGGAAGTATTGAAAGAGGCTATGCCGGAAGATCCCTTTGGAAATGGGAAGATTTACCTGGTAAGATATCTCCACGCTATGAAGAATATGCAAGAGCCAATGCTTCAGTAGGAATCAATTCCGTTGTTTTGAATAATGTGAATGCATCGCCCAATATGCTTAGAGAAGACTATCTTAAAAAAGTAAGGGTTCTGGCCGATATTTTCAGACCTTATGGCATAAAGGTATATCTTTCCGTGAATTTTTCTTCACCAAAAGTTCTGGGTGGATTGCAAAATTCAGATCCATTGAATAAAGATGTACAAAAATGGTGGAAAGATAAAGCTGCTGAAATTTACAGACTGATCCCAGATTTCGGAGGATTTTTGGTGAAAGCCAATTCCGAAGGGCAGCCGGGACCTCAGGATTACGGAAGGACTCATGCAGACGGAGCCAATATGATGGCTGATGCATTGAAACCCTACAATGGAATTGTAATGTGGAGAGCATTTGTATATAGCCCAAGCAAGGATGACAGAGCCAAACAGGCTTATCTTGAGTTTGTTCCTCTGGATGGTAAGTTCAGAGATAATGTGATCATTCAGATCAAAAACGGCCCGGTTGATTTTCAGCCCCGTGAAGCTTTTAATCCACTTTTTGGTGCTTTGAAAAAAACTTCTGAAATGGTAGAATTTCAGATCACTCAGGAATATCTGGGCTTTTCAAATCATCTGGTTTATTTGGCGCCTTTATTCAAAGAAACATTGGAAAGCGATACTTATTCTGACGGGCAAGGATCCACCATTGCTAAAATTACAGATGGTACTTTAAGACCTGCAAAAATTACAGCTATTTCTGCCGTTGCCAATATCGGAGAAGATACCAACTGGACGGGCCATCATTTTGCACAGGCCAACTGGTATGCATTCGGGAGGCTGGCATGGAATCACCAGCTGAGCTCAGAGCAGATTGCAGATGAGTGGATTAAAATGACGTTTACAGATGATGAGAACTTCCTGAATCCGGTAAAGGAGATCATGCTTTCCTCCAGAGAAACTGCCGTGGACTATATGATGCCTTTGGGATTACATCATATCTTTGCGGGAGGTCATCACTACGGTCCTGAACCATGGGGAGATTATAAAGGCGGAAGACCGGACTGGTCACCAGTCTATTACCATCAAGCTGATGCACTGGGATTGGGTTTTAACAGAACAAAAACAGGAAGTAATGCTGTTTCACAGTATTTTCCACCACTTAATGAAAGATACGGGAATATCTCAACCTGCCCGGAAAATCTTATCCTTTGGTTTCATCATGTTCCATGGGATTATAAAATGAAAGACGGAAAAACGCTGTGGGATGAGCTGTGCTATACTTATGATTCCGGAGTGAAAAAGGTAAGGGATTATCAGAAAATATGGGATAGGATGGAACCTTATATAGATGAACAGCGATTTGCTGATGTTCAGTCAAAACTCAGAATTCAGTCCAGGGATGCGGTATGGTGGAAAGATGCCTGCCTGCTGTATTTCCAGACTTTTTCCAAAAAACCGATTCCTTATGATATTGAACGCCCTGTTCATGAACTGGAAGATCTTAAGAAGATTAAGCTGGATATGGCACATCACAACTAA
- a CDS encoding ArsR family transcriptional regulator — MNKSTGRKPAKACYEHIGGKLGQLLLEQFVEKGWITKDNPADRHYYITDKGIEEFTKLGLDLSQIKAEQ; from the coding sequence ATGAACAAATCAACCGGAAGAAAACCCGCTAAAGCCTGCTATGAGCATATTGGCGGTAAATTAGGACAGCTTCTTTTAGAGCAATTTGTTGAGAAAGGCTGGATTACCAAGGATAATCCGGCTGATCGTCATTATTATATTACTGATAAAGGAATAGAGGAATTTACAAAACTAGGTCTTGACCTTTCACAAATAAAGGCAGAACAATAA
- a CDS encoding glycoside hydrolase family 43 protein: protein MKKSKYLFPEDYMADPSVHVFEDKIYIYPSHDRESGIEENDNGDHFDMNDYHVFSMDDVDSGEIKDHGVVLSVKDIPWAGRQLWDCDVAFKDGKYYMYFPLKDQNDIFRIGVAVSDKPYGPFIPEKHPMMGSYSIDPCVFEDNGKYYMYFGGIWGGQLQRYRDNKALESAIIPENDEPAIHSKVALLSDDMLQFAEAPKDVVIIDENGKPLLHGDKHRFFEASWMHQYNGKYYFSYSTGDTHLICYATGDNPYGPFTFQGEILTPVVGWTTHHSIVEFKGKWYLFFHDSIPSGGKTWLRSMKVIELEYDHEGKIKTIEGLEDQQ, encoded by the coding sequence ATGAAAAAATCAAAATATTTATTCCCGGAAGATTATATGGCAGACCCTTCCGTTCACGTTTTTGAAGATAAAATCTATATCTATCCTTCTCATGACCGCGAAAGCGGAATTGAAGAAAATGATAACGGGGATCATTTCGATATGAATGATTACCATGTTTTCTCAATGGATGATGTAGACAGCGGAGAAATTAAAGATCATGGCGTAGTACTTTCGGTAAAAGATATTCCATGGGCGGGAAGACAGCTTTGGGATTGCGATGTAGCCTTTAAAGACGGAAAGTATTATATGTACTTTCCCCTGAAAGATCAGAATGATATTTTCAGAATCGGTGTTGCAGTAAGTGACAAACCTTACGGGCCTTTCATTCCTGAAAAACATCCGATGATGGGAAGCTACAGTATTGATCCCTGCGTTTTTGAAGATAACGGGAAATATTATATGTATTTTGGAGGAATATGGGGTGGGCAATTGCAGCGCTACAGAGATAATAAGGCACTTGAATCTGCAATAATTCCTGAAAATGACGAGCCTGCAATCCATTCAAAGGTGGCTTTGCTAAGCGATGATATGCTTCAATTTGCTGAAGCTCCTAAAGACGTTGTCATCATCGATGAAAATGGAAAACCACTGCTTCATGGTGATAAGCACCGCTTTTTTGAAGCGTCATGGATGCATCAGTACAACGGCAAATATTATTTTTCTTATTCTACAGGTGACACTCACCTGATTTGCTATGCAACCGGGGATAATCCTTACGGTCCGTTTACTTTTCAGGGTGAAATTCTTACTCCGGTGGTAGGATGGACTACCCATCACAGTATTGTGGAATTCAAAGGGAAATGGTACCTGTTTTTCCATGATTCTATTCCAAGTGGCGGTAAAACATGGCTGAGAAGTATGAAAGTAATTGAACTGGAATACGATCATGAAGGTAAAATCAAAACAATTGAAGGTCTTGAAGACCAGCAATAG
- the fsa gene encoding fructose-6-phosphate aldolase translates to MKFFIDTANLAMIEEANALGVLDGVTTNPSLMAKEGISGKQNIHHHYLEICNIVDGDVSAEVLGITFEEMIKEGEELAALHPRIVVKVPITKDGIKAIRYFSEKGIKTNCTLVFSSGQALLAAKAGATYVSPFLGRLDDISTDGLHLISEIRTIYDNYAFQTQILAASVRHSMHIINCAKIGADVVTCPLAPILSLLKHPLTDSGLDQFIKDSQKMK, encoded by the coding sequence ATGAAATTTTTTATTGATACCGCCAATCTGGCGATGATAGAAGAAGCCAATGCCCTTGGAGTTCTGGACGGTGTAACTACTAATCCTTCATTGATGGCGAAAGAAGGGATCTCAGGAAAGCAAAATATACATCATCATTACCTTGAAATCTGTAATATTGTGGATGGGGATGTAAGTGCCGAAGTATTGGGAATTACTTTCGAAGAAATGATTAAAGAAGGAGAAGAGCTTGCCGCATTACATCCAAGGATTGTTGTAAAAGTTCCTATAACTAAGGATGGAATCAAAGCCATCAGGTATTTTTCTGAAAAGGGAATAAAGACCAATTGTACTCTCGTTTTCTCATCGGGCCAGGCATTACTGGCTGCCAAAGCAGGAGCCACCTATGTTTCTCCGTTTCTGGGAAGGCTGGATGATATTTCTACAGACGGCCTTCATCTGATCTCAGAAATCAGGACGATTTATGACAATTATGCTTTTCAGACACAGATACTGGCAGCTTCTGTCCGACACAGTATGCATATTATCAACTGTGCAAAGATTGGTGCTGATGTTGTGACCTGTCCATTGGCCCCTATACTTTCTCTTCTTAAACATCCGCTCACAGATTCAGGATTAGATCAGTTCATCAAAGATTCACAAAAAATGAAATAA
- a CDS encoding AraC family transcriptional regulator, which produces MKLVSPSFEAIRPTLGSSFTSLKFLTNENIKSHVWHYHPEIELIFVCKGSGKRQIGSSISYFSDGDLVLIGSNLPHCGLTNENTHNEYEMVIQFKSDFLGEPIWSIPEMQRISALLEKSKAGIVFGEDVKKAIGKEIVEMHEASSLDKLCRFLKILDELSVTQDYRILNAGKYYLQTQIEDNERINLIFNYVKDHFKESITLEDVADLANMKVPSFCRYFKKITNKTFTRFVNEYRITHALKLLAEQPLSITEVCFESGFNNFSYFNKTFKEYIQKSPSQYRKEFNYFME; this is translated from the coding sequence ATGAAACTTGTAAGCCCATCTTTTGAAGCCATAAGGCCAACTTTAGGAAGTAGCTTTACCAGTCTGAAATTCCTGACCAATGAGAATATAAAATCACATGTCTGGCATTATCATCCTGAAATTGAACTGATTTTTGTCTGTAAAGGCTCTGGAAAAAGACAGATCGGAAGCAGTATTTCTTATTTTTCAGATGGAGACCTGGTTTTGATAGGAAGCAACCTTCCGCACTGCGGGCTTACCAACGAGAATACACATAATGAGTATGAAATGGTTATTCAGTTTAAGTCTGATTTTTTAGGAGAACCTATCTGGAGCATACCGGAGATGCAGAGGATTTCTGCTTTGCTTGAAAAGTCCAAGGCAGGAATAGTATTTGGAGAAGACGTGAAAAAAGCAATCGGAAAAGAGATTGTTGAAATGCATGAAGCTTCCTCTTTGGACAAGCTGTGCAGATTCCTGAAAATATTGGATGAGCTGTCTGTTACTCAGGATTACAGAATCTTAAATGCAGGAAAATATTATCTTCAGACACAGATTGAAGATAATGAGAGAATCAATCTTATATTTAATTACGTAAAAGACCATTTCAAAGAATCCATTACCCTGGAAGATGTGGCTGATCTCGCCAATATGAAAGTACCGTCTTTCTGCCGTTATTTTAAAAAAATCACCAACAAGACCTTTACCCGTTTTGTAAATGAATATAGAATTACCCATGCGCTTAAGCTTCTGGCGGAGCAGCCTTTGAGCATTACAGAAGTCTGTTTTGAATCCGGGTTTAATAATTTCAGTTATTTTAATAAGACTTTTAAAGAGTATATCCAAAAAAGCCCTTCTCAGTACAGGAAAGAGTTTAATTACTTCATGGAATAG
- a CDS encoding HAD family hydrolase yields the protein MEQIKLIVTDMDGTFLNSSHEMSPEFSDVYKELKKRNILFVPASGRQMPGITHYFGEIESEIGFIAENGGYVIYKDQELFADILEYKYIVEIIKAIREIPGAKAVLSAKKMAYYETEDQQFVDFFSKYYTENMRKDDLTEKIDDTAFKIAIYHPEGAEKYLYPALKRFEEFGLEVVVSGEYWLDIMNKDINKGNALKILQKSLGISPENTMAFGDYMNDIEMLKNAKYSYAMKNAHPNVKQVANFEACTNDSFGVLKTIKDYLHLN from the coding sequence ATGGAACAGATTAAATTAATTGTGACGGACATGGATGGGACATTCCTCAATTCCAGCCATGAAATGAGCCCTGAATTTTCGGATGTTTACAAAGAACTGAAAAAAAGAAATATTCTGTTTGTCCCAGCAAGCGGCAGACAGATGCCCGGCATCACCCATTATTTCGGAGAAATAGAAAGTGAGATCGGTTTTATCGCTGAAAATGGCGGCTATGTTATCTATAAAGATCAGGAGCTTTTTGCCGATATACTGGAATATAAATATATTGTTGAGATCATCAAAGCTATTCGTGAAATACCGGGTGCGAAAGCGGTATTGTCAGCAAAAAAAATGGCTTATTACGAAACCGAAGATCAGCAGTTTGTAGACTTTTTCTCAAAGTACTATACTGAAAATATGAGAAAAGATGATCTTACGGAAAAAATTGATGATACAGCCTTTAAAATAGCAATTTATCATCCTGAAGGTGCTGAAAAATATCTGTATCCGGCTCTTAAAAGATTTGAAGAATTCGGTCTGGAAGTAGTTGTTTCCGGAGAATACTGGCTTGATATTATGAATAAAGATATTAACAAAGGAAATGCTCTGAAAATACTGCAAAAATCGTTGGGTATTTCTCCTGAAAATACGATGGCTTTTGGTGATTATATGAATGATATAGAAATGCTGAAGAATGCTAAGTATTCTTACGCCATGAAAAATGCCCATCCGAACGTAAAGCAGGTAGCCAATTTTGAAGCCTGTACCAATGACAGCTTTGGAGTGCTGAAAACAATTAAGGATTACCTTCATCTTAATTAA